In Salisediminibacterium beveridgei, one DNA window encodes the following:
- a CDS encoding GNAT family N-acetyltransferase, giving the protein MPITIKRDKTIPAAQVEALYLDAGWHAYTNDMSVLMQAIENSLDVVAAWDGDELVGLIRTVGDDFTVLYIQDILVLKAYRNQGIASRLLQQILHDYPDVRQKVLLTEDDPGVRHFYEKNGFQSCDKGNLVAFATFD; this is encoded by the coding sequence TGCCAATCACGATCAAACGCGATAAAACCATTCCAGCAGCACAAGTCGAAGCCCTTTACCTGGATGCAGGCTGGCACGCCTATACGAACGACATGTCGGTGCTGATGCAGGCGATCGAGAATTCCCTGGACGTGGTAGCAGCCTGGGACGGAGATGAACTGGTCGGGCTCATCCGCACGGTGGGTGACGACTTCACGGTCCTGTATATTCAGGACATCCTCGTTCTCAAGGCCTACCGGAACCAGGGCATTGCTTCACGGCTCCTGCAGCAGATCCTGCACGATTATCCCGACGTGCGACAAAAGGTGCTGTTGACGGAAGATGACCCTGGCGTGCGACACTTTTATGAAAAGAATGGCTTCCAGTCCTGCGACAAGGGGAACCTCGTCGCCTTTGCGACATTCGATTAA